ACACTTGATCTAAATATATTACGATATTATCACACACATGAAATCATTCAACTGAGAAAATAACATAGGTTACGTTTCCAttcataacttcatgaaacatgcataGCTCGTGGAAAATGTTACATTCTCTcaattaaaatgagcccaattatacaataatctgtcattcagatttgaagatattcgTAATCgaattataacaaaacaagaaaaaaaaacttcaaatacacacatgctacaatattctcatggttttacatttataacttcatgaaacatgctctgattgtgaaaaatggcatatcattatttacagccgattctccagattgaaatgagtccaaaatcaaaacaatccatgatgatctttcatatgtaaataatacctaaacccatgaatcagttggagagctctattaaacatttgacagaacgtagtgttacaaccccttggatcaaggagtagcaacatgaatagagagtccatacaacataatcaaatttgcacaaatatgtgttttaatcagaaaacagccataaccacattgagttaaaacataaaaaaaatataaagatacaaaaacacagcatcaagccttggactggagagcgtgagaaagtccgcctgaccaccaaacagcaagaccagcaaagaccaagccccaatctccttccctccagagggtaagaaagccagcatcttataGGCCGCATtgttaatcacaatcaattttccacacctgcatcacagcacttaacctaaagacacaaaaagtgttaccccatgacacctgctgggcaaaataaaatactacagccccttggatcgtcacagtagattcagactataacttttgactctccttgctatattcgtggagttatgagttggtatttttgtgtatggcactcagaaagcaacagtatttaaatagtatattttggcgagtcaagagctaaacaaaaagtcctgtttcattacaaaatactgtaacttttataaacattatactatcaccaaaaaatgttaattaatatttattaaaaaataaatatttcataaaactgcaattaaattatattatttctatagtctatacaaaaaaagacaaaataataaggctgaataagctgatctatagcatgttaaatgatggttgcctgtctgtgaatggtacacccctctaagctcacagaagtggtttgacccaagtcctcagcagccaatgacattgacccgttcaaactgatttttaacgcgtacttcacgtgtacttcacgtgtatttaacacgtgaaatacacgttaaatacacgttaagtacgcgctgatttttaacacgtaaacaacacgtatttaacgcgttaaatacgtgttgtttacgcgtgaaatacacgtatttaacgtgttgttgacgcgttaaaattcacgtgaatttgaccctcttggccttccataggAAATCGCACGTTTCTTTCGCCTGTTTGGATGCTTCAAAAGACGTTTGCACCGCCAGTTTGGTTGACCTGTTTACACGTTCAAAACTTACATTTTGTCTGACTCAAAACGCacgtattttatatttatatatgttttatcttTTGGAAGATGCATTCACTCGGCTCAGAAATCTGAGGGGGCACGTGaatacttaagtaaacagacaggttttTATGCATATAGTTAATACAATATTAGGCTACTTTGACCCTAGCATATTATCTAACAATCTATGAAGGTGTGAATCAAGATATTTCATGATATAGTTCATGTGTCTAGGAATGTTtccaataaaaatgaataatattaatgcttaataataatttgccagtgggctaggtgcacaagatggcgccggtgtgCTTCAGCgacgtgtgtgtgttcatacttATTTCCGGTCCTGTGACGCTCGCATTTACTGTAAGGCaaacttacatacgaaacttggctagatggatataattaatgtttttcaaatttaacagcgaatagtggtatatcaaagacacgaggaaacatcctccctacattTTTGTGTACCTctttgtggaaattaatcaagatacaacgcggagattgctttattcttccgTCGATTATGCGGATCAGCGCCAGCATCAGGTTAATCAGTCCACAAGGATTTcttcattcaaacacaaaccactcaaatatgcaatgcTTTACATTTTCGGAGAGctgattttgttctgactgttatctATAAGATCAtaaggtttctgactgtcaaacgagtATGTAaagtatgtatgtttttttttactttatttgattaTAACTGTGTACAATTTTTGGAAATGCTATTATGGTAGGTTTTCATTAATTGAAAGATTACTGTGTGCATTAATTTGCGTTTTATCAATGTTCATCTGTTTTGTAAAATATCTGCAGCATAAATAATTTTGTCTATAAGCAGCGCATGTATTTTGTTATGAATTCTtcagataaaacaaatattaaaattagccATGTGttagttatattattttacatcccgtttttttcatttcaaaatgtttgatgCAAAATTGACTgtcaaataatgaaatatgttgtgaaaatgatgatgaaacaaactgtatgtgcacaattgagaaatgTGAAGATAAATCACAGCCCATGTCGCACAAGGTGAatatttcattaaacaaaaaataataatcaatgtaATACCAACATTtacgagaaataagtaatttttacatttacataattggtaaggtaaaaataaattatatatctgtgtgtacacaccatgagtttaattttcatttcgtgaacagtagggaacattagtgtatttaattcattcactgTACCCAAACATATACAGTTTCAAatgcactggctcagttaacatttatagaatagtaataatagcagtgtatatcttatttgcattttaagTGATATTATAAGTCCTGTAAACatatatagaaggtaatattcgGACTTCTCCGGTTCTCCGCACTGGCGTTcagcacaaccggaaatatctacgaacacactcgcaagaccggaaatccaagatggcggagatatgcaactttggatatgtctgcagccagaccctcttgactAGCCCATATGCTGTTGTGGCTGCTGTATGTCACATGACGACCCTACCCCCAACTCGTGCCCCCTCGAAAATAACGAGTGCATGACGCCCCTCGCTGtggtcatgcaggtttgtttaGGTTTGTTTAAAGGCGCTACCGTCTTCTTCTTTACTAAATCCTCCCTCggttttcatatttattcatattcttaTTCATATTCACGGCCTTCTATTTAAGTTTTCAccatttattttactaaaattatgtgtttttatttatgaatttttgGGTTCAAAGCTGTATACTTTTTCCTTTTTATGGGGAATGCTACTGAATTGGGATTGTGTTTTGTACAACTGtctttctactgtattttttactgtatcattctttaataattgcgtGCCAAAATCATGAGGAATGCTATCTTTTTCACTATACAGTCAGAtttgaaaattcataaaaaaaatgaattaaattgttttctgcaaactCCACCAGACTCTTGTTGTACATCTCCCCACGTGCCACTGTGGTGATTGTCATAACATTTTACTgcatcattatttaataattaccCACCAAATTCATGATATTGAAAAAGATAGCATTCTTCATGATTTGGcaatttatgatttgtttttgtgttccCCCCCCTgattttggcatgcaattattaaataatttattaaagaattattattctattctattattctaaaatataattttatattttttaaaaataagaatttaGATTCTCTCCACATAAGCAGGATACACCATGCAATAGCAGGTACAGATTGAATGATAACATATACACTTATAAAACTTAAAACGTGAATGAATTCCGCCATTCTTatgaatatgtataaatatgaCAACCGAAGGAGGATTTACGCAAAGAAGAAGACTGTAACGCTCGCACGTTAATGTACCACGCACCGCCGAGTAGAccgtgttgggaaagttcactttctacatgaactagttcaaagttaaattcacaaattttaaaatgaactagatcacttcatagttcaaactacaaaattttgaactaagttcacacagttccaaaaatgaactagttcatagttctttttttccatatgttgctgcgacagcccatatagaatcacagacagcaattattttatcagttttaacaatgaagctatgcttcagatttcatcttcatatccaattttgaatccttatccaaccagggtttacataaGCATTAAGGGGACAGCACTCCCcccttgttgctttaatgctttgtctcccattctcaccgaccttgtcataaacatcataaaattattttaaatgatcatacgccttcttgctacatgctgctgtcgcctcgatgccttttttttttgatgacgcgtcacgcatgcggcGGACGGTGGTGCGACcctggtggctggtgttgccagatttgGGTGTTTTTCCGTTACATATTAAAACCCGTTTACGATGTGTTTTAGCTGTTTTTTCGCcaggaaggctctatagaaatctggcaccctattgaacgaaattaacctgagagagcgtgcacagacaccagaatgaacgagttgacagtaacgttcatcaggcattaatacggcacgttcagttcacgttcgcccaaaatatgaacgcgttcaggcacaacaccgCGAGTAGACGCGCAATGAACTTGAAGCGCGCCTAGCGTGACCGCGCTACTCTAACGCAGATGGCGTGACTGCAGCGGGCGTTGacatattttgatgtttatttgatgGTTTAGGCCAAGcttctctttctcggtttaaagAGCTTTTAATAACTCTTAAAATAAAGCATAGACGTTACGTTTAGACTTTAAAGCAGGGGCGAAACCGCGAAGGAAAGCAACAGCGTGTCACATTTTCACGTTGGTGGGAATCGAAACCGAAACTAGAATCTGACTCGTCACACAGCTCCTCTGTGAATTTGAGTTCATTTCCCCTCGAGCTCTACAGGAGAACAGGACAAGTCTTTCAGCGTTTTTCTTTCGATTAAGATTTAAAGGGGATATTGTTAAAATGGCGACAGGTAAGAATCAACATCAATTAAATTAGCGTCGATCTATCACTAACACACTGTTATTTACTCAGTTCTAAcagatgtttttataaataatgtataatagcTAAACaatctgttctctctctctctctgtgtgtgtgtgttgttttctctctctaGTAGCAGCAGGTAGATGTAGTCCATTATTTGATCGTCCTGACAGTAAGTTAATTAAAGCGCAAACATTTATGTGTTTGATTTTATATGAAACATTATGGATGAGTCTCTAAAATTCTAGACTGTTAATTAAACTCTAAAAAAAACTCTGTGTAAAGTATTATCATTACACGATTTTCGAAGATTAGTTCACaccaaaaagaaaattacaaatagTCCTAATATATTAAGGTTTAATTGTTACATAAAAATGAGGATGTGAATAACTCCCTAAACTGTTCAATTGAAAGTCACTTGTGCTTAATTTAATATCtcgttgtgtgtgagagagacaaaaCACTCTGTCTGATACCAAAAAAACCCTAATATATTAATTCCCTTGCAGGAGTTATAATTACTTTACTAAATTATAAAATCAGCTATGATTTTTACATGAATAAAGGCCCTCTTATATTGTGTGAGAagctattatcatcattttttaaaacatgcttttaatgGCAGGTTTTTATATGTGTACTGTGCAGCATTAAAACAGAAGTGCACTTTAATGATAGCTCTCAAGCCCGAGAAACACTGCATGATTTTTGGCTGTCCCAGATGAAATATTGGCATTGTGAAACAATCGTAATTTCTGTGATCGTGGCTCCTAATCGGTGGTTCTGTGTCGTATActaaaaaaggttcaaaagatGGCTATTGTCATAGTCTTGCGACCAAAAATAGCCAGTGATACAGCTAATGTAATCTCACAAACAATTCggacatattttacgaggtggctaattcgtacgaatttgtacaacctcactcgtacgattttataggatttgtctaaaccccaatGTCGGGTCGGTTTAGGAGCGGAGTTGTGCaattcataaaatatgtacgatttggcaaaaattttatgaatttgtacgagtgtggttgtAGGTGGTAGcgacctcgtaaaatatgtacgaattgccatgagattgGGCTGATACAGCATGATTATGGCACAGTGTGTTTGCTGATATTATCCACATTTACTGACCAACCAATAAAATGAGATATGAAGTCAACGTGAAAATTGCTAATATCATGCAGTGTGTCTCGGACTTTATCGTCATGTTTTCTGTTAATTTGGACTTTGTTTCCCTTGTTGTGTTGATTGTATTATTCTGTTGAGCTGTGCCTAGTTAATTATGCTTGTTTGGTCTGAGTACTTAAGTTCCTGTACGTTCACTTCGAGTTTGTCTGGTTGTATGTCTACATGTTTTTGAATGTTGCTGTGCTACATTTTGTTTGGATTTATGACTTAGGACTTTCATCTTCATCGTGTGCTTGTGACACTTACAGACTTACTGTGTAGGCAGAGTCTTAATGAGAAGCGTTTAGGTCCAAACTTGTGAAGAACTGTTTTTAAACTCTTGGAATGTGTCTTTAAATATTTGTCCGTGACATTTGAATTGTTGcttgtgcaaaataataaaatcagcTGTGGCCCACATTAGGGCCAGTTTTGGTTTATTTGGTTGGCTTACATGAGGCACTTATTTGAATACCAAATCTGTATCAGGAATGGACCGCCCAAATGGCATTATTCCATACAGTATGTGGGCCGGAGCAAGGTCTAGGATCTGGGCGAGAATTCAAACCAATGTGGCTCTAATTTGGGCCAGTTCTGCTTTATTTATAAGTGCCAGGTGTGGGCCTGATCTGGGCCTGTAGGAATTGTGCTATCTGGGATAGAATTACCATAAAACTAATTCAGTCCATAATAGCTGAGATCTCATTATAGGTAAGAGCAGTGATGTCAGACACAATACAGTACTCTTAATACAGTAGCCTAGAGAAAACATGATCTCTGCACACTACAGTTGAAGCTGTTTCtgtgttttgtgtaaaaaaatcCTTGTGAAAGGGTTACGCGATTTTTTGCTTGTGTTAAATCTGTTTGTTCTGTAGAATATTTAACATGAAATTCTTGTGCAGTGTTTTGTATTgaactttgtttgtgtgtgctctTTTTCAGTGAGTGATCTGAGGATTGTGCTGATAGGAAAGAATGGATCAGAAAACAGACGAGTGGCAAACACTATACTGGGAAGAGCAGTGTTTGACAGTGAAGCTCCATATTATTTACAGCAATCCAGTGACAGAATCAGTGGAGAGCTGGAGGGGAGAAAGATCACAGTCTTCAATCCTCACCTGCTCCAGCCAAATTTCCCACAGGGAGAGATAATAGATGGAGTGAGAgattgtgtgtctctgtctgctcCAGGACCTCATGTGTTTGTACTCGTACTGAAGTATAACAACTTCACTGAGGACGACAGACACCAAGTGAAATATGTGCTGAACCTCTTCAGCTACCAGGCCATGAAACACACTATAGTGCTGACTACTGAAGATGTGCAACACAGATCACTATTCA
This DNA window, taken from Carassius auratus strain Wakin chromosome 22, ASM336829v1, whole genome shotgun sequence, encodes the following:
- the LOC113040717 gene encoding GTPase IMAP family member 5-like isoform X3 produces the protein MATVSDLRIVLIGKNGSENRRVANTILGRAVFDSEAPYYLQQSSDRISGELEGRKITVFNPHLLQPNFPQGEIIDGVRDCVSLSAPGPHVFVLVLKYNNFTEDDRHQVKYVLNLFSYQAMKHTIVLTTEDVQHRSLFTSRNNSVHDLIKECGGGYLRFSTVSTGWRYEMFRRTEEILKKESIEFLICDNRPISQDDERERK
- the LOC113040717 gene encoding GTPase IMAP family member 7-like isoform X2, producing MATAAGRCSPLFDRPDMSDLRIVLIGKNGSENRRVANTILGRAVFDSEAPYYLQQSSDRISGELEGRKITVFNPHLLQPNFPQGEIIDGVRDCVSLSAPGPHVFVLVLKYNNFTEDDRHQVKYVLNLFSYQAMKHTIVLTTEDVQHRSLFTSRNNSVHDLIKECGGGYLRFSTVSTGWRYEMFRRTEEILKKESIEFLICDNRPISQDDERERK
- the LOC113040717 gene encoding GTPase IMAP family member 7-like isoform X1, which encodes MATVAAGRCSPLFDRPDMSDLRIVLIGKNGSENRRVANTILGRAVFDSEAPYYLQQSSDRISGELEGRKITVFNPHLLQPNFPQGEIIDGVRDCVSLSAPGPHVFVLVLKYNNFTEDDRHQVKYVLNLFSYQAMKHTIVLTTEDVQHRSLFTSRNNSVHDLIKECGGGYLRFSTVSTGWRYEMFRRTEEILKKESIEFLICDNRPISQDDERERK